One genomic segment of Helicoverpa zea isolate HzStark_Cry1AcR chromosome 22, ilHelZeax1.1, whole genome shotgun sequence includes these proteins:
- the LOC124641338 gene encoding uncharacterized protein LOC124641338 — translation MDSETTTAAAGLLCALAIYSYAIKKKQTIQKKQRKRRWWITTIHRNRTSATMEEQLNELVAEPTDEFKKFSRMSLNDFEYLLSQISTRISKQDTQLRKAIPAQIRLAITLRYLATGDDFESLHFLFKVSPQIISKIIPEVCHALCEVLEDEIKIPSCPEEWLRIERGFARKFPRAVGSIDGKHIVLDCPFNSGSVYYNYKRTYSIVLLALVDSQYNFMFADIGCQGRISDGGVFTNSILWNKMCTNSLNLPPPHPLPGSNIDVPYVFLGDGAFALSEHLMKPYPDQHNIGSAKREFNKRLSSARVVVENTFGILAARFRVFRKPIPLQPQKARLITYTCILLHNFLRRSSTSLHIYTPPGSIDMFDDDGVLIQPGSWRTDQENTSAFRNLRRVPRRSANNATEIRNEFTKYLSNI, via the exons ATGGACAGTGAAACCACTACAGCAGCTGCGGGGCTACTTTGCGCTTTAGCAATTTATAGTTACgccataaagaaaaaacaaacaattcaaaAGAAGCAAAGAAAACGGAGATGGTGGATTACCACCATTCACCGAAACAGAACCAG TGCAACCATGGAGGAGCAGTTGAATGAACTAGTTGCAGAACCTACAGATGAATTCAAAAAGTTTTCCCGGATGTCattaaatgattttgaatatttgcTTAGTCAAATTTCAACACGAATTTCAAAACAAGACACCCAATTACGAAAAGCTATTCCTGCCCAGATACGTCTCGCTATAACACTGAGATACTTAGCAACAGGAGATGACTTTGAAAGCCTTCATTTTTTGTTCAAAGTTTCAccacaaataatatcaaaaattataCCCGAAGTTTGCCATGCCCTATGTGAAGTGTTAGAGGATGAAATAAAA ATACCATCTTGTCCAGAAGAGTGGCTGCGTATTGAAAGAGGATTTGCAAGGAAGTTTCCTCGAGCGGTTGGATCTATTGACGGCAAACATATTGTTCTCGACTGTCCATTCAATTCTGGTTCTGtatactataattataaaagaaccTACAGTATAGTATTACTAGCATTAGTTGATAGTCAATACAATTTCATGTTTGCTGACATTGGTTGCCAAGGCAGAATAAGTGACGGTGGAGTTTTTACAAATAGTATTTTATGGAACAAGATGTGTACAAACAGCTTAAATTTACCACCACCGCATCCATTACCAGGTTCGAACATTGATGTGCCCTACGTTTTTTTGGGGGATGGAGCCTTTGCACTGTCAGAACATTTAATGAAGCCCTATCCTGATCAGCACAACATAGGATCTGCAAAACGTGAATTCAACAAAAGATTATCTTCAGCTCGGGTagtggtagaaaatactttTGGTATATTGGCGGCCAGATTTAGAGTGTTTAGAAAACCAATCCCATTACAACCACAAAAGGCTCGCCTTATAACATATACTTGTATACTACTACATAACTTCTTGAGACGAAGTTCTACTTCTTTACATATCTATACACCACCCGGATCTATTgatatgtttgatgatgatGGAGTACTTATACAACCTGGATCATGGAGGACAGATCAAGAAAATACATCCGCTTTTCGTAACTTGAGAAGAGTACCTCGGCGATCAGCAAATAACGCCACAGAAATAAGAAAcgaattcacaaaatatttaagtaatatttaa